One Cellulomonas soli DNA window includes the following coding sequences:
- a CDS encoding type II toxin-antitoxin system VapC family toxin yields the protein MPGRAPFVAMAVGRAWTRVPAVTDEASEVVPRPRTSPEHGVRAGAPAVAIDPEPDDLPESEGARVYADGSALSRYLEGAPCRAEWLAWAARHESELVTTPLALTELRAIAGPRGLDARGVANDVADRLEVMRISDQVLRHAAKVSGVVSAFHALHVGAAVAHPEVHAVATYDMLLAQVCVLFGLDVVSPGWPDRWWERE from the coding sequence GTGCCCGGTCGTGCGCCGTTCGTGGCGATGGCGGTCGGTCGTGCCTGGACGAGGGTGCCGGCCGTGACGGACGAGGCGTCCGAGGTCGTCCCCCGGCCCCGGACCTCGCCGGAGCACGGTGTCCGTGCGGGAGCTCCGGCCGTCGCGATCGATCCGGAGCCCGACGACCTGCCGGAGTCCGAGGGTGCGCGGGTCTACGCCGACGGGTCGGCGCTGTCGCGGTACCTCGAGGGTGCGCCGTGCCGCGCGGAGTGGTTGGCGTGGGCGGCCCGCCACGAGTCCGAGCTGGTGACGACGCCTCTGGCGCTCACCGAGCTGCGCGCGATCGCCGGGCCGCGTGGCCTCGACGCGCGCGGCGTCGCGAACGACGTGGCCGACCGGCTCGAGGTCATGCGCATCTCGGACCAGGTGCTGCGGCATGCCGCGAAGGTGTCGGGCGTGGTGTCGGCGTTCCATGCCCTGCACGTGGGCGCGGCTGTCGCTCACCCCGAGGTGCACGCCGTGGCGACCTACGACATGCTGCTGGCGCAGGTGTGCGTGCTCTTCGGCCTCGACGTGGTCTCGCCGGGGTGGCCCGACCGGTGGTGGGAGCGGGAATGA
- a CDS encoding roadblock/LC7 domain-containing protein, whose translation MTALSTEAANFGWLLDNFVRTVPGTRHTLVVSADGLLMAMSEQLDRTSGDQLAAIVSGISSLTRGAARQLRAGEVRQAIVEMDNLFLFLMSVSNGSVLAVVAESSCDVGLIGYEMAMLVSRTEATLTPQLISEMRGQLPVDGATRAPVA comes from the coding sequence GTGACCGCGCTCAGCACCGAGGCAGCCAACTTCGGCTGGCTCCTGGACAACTTCGTCCGGACCGTGCCCGGCACTCGCCACACGCTTGTGGTGTCGGCCGACGGTCTGCTCATGGCGATGTCGGAGCAGCTCGACCGGACGAGCGGCGACCAGCTCGCCGCGATCGTGTCCGGCATCTCGAGCCTTACCCGTGGCGCCGCCCGCCAGCTTCGTGCGGGGGAGGTGCGCCAGGCGATCGTCGAGATGGACAACTTGTTCCTCTTCCTGATGAGCGTCTCCAACGGCTCAGTCCTCGCCGTGGTGGCCGAGTCGTCGTGCGACGTCGGACTCATCGGCTACGAGATGGCGATGCTCGTCTCGCGCACCGAGGCGACGCTGACCCCGCAGCTCATCTCCGAGATGCGTGGCCAGCTGCCCGTGGACGGTGCGACCCGGGCACCGGTTGCGTGA
- a CDS encoding HAMP domain-containing sensor histidine kinase has translation MLRRLGIRAKVLAVLAVPMIVLLGLGVFITNLALTDARTAQSSVDAVAALRSFMPLATAIQSERTFSLTANGEDAIAKARADTDAALARTRSVTGELDLSAYPKVVVDQFLVTQQQFETVLPNTRRAVDINSQTASIENGYSQIIDAQLYLVQLVAENLSDRDLARFVGAYNELAQTSNSLVLELIGGNRIWSTKAGSPATISAFADQSTTTELSRSAARQAVESLGDESIDFPTQFPTSSFTHMRGLLQQGNPAAVAEVDPQIWYSEIQTQLTALSAVTDDVLAAGVALGQANADTAERGAWINSAIAGTAAILSLIFAFVVSRGIVVPLRRLTAAAGEVREELPRLVEQVATPGEGPDIELPLIPVESSDEVGRLAAAFNAVNSTTVQVAQEQAALRGSIAEMFVNVARRDQVLLNRQLSFIDSLERAEEDPSTLANLFRLDHLATRMRRNAESLLVLAGIDSGRRLRDAMPLSDVIRTASSEIEQYDRVELDLQVDPHMLGFNALGAAHLLAELLENATIFSEPETPVVVTTGISGDKVVVRILDHGLGMTDAEFEAANIKIASTSASDALGAQRLGLFVVGRIAGRLGAEVQLRKSSRGTGTETLVRFPSTLFSLTEAPMYGTGPAAPSAPMPLPVEEAPTAEPVDLAALTAGTTSLGLPRRRGRDDATGENEIAPAAASTGLPTRSRKTFDEDNIVLPVAPEPTLSPELASDTSEWSPAVHAPLGNGLPSRTRASTSAWQQGEQEAPSAPAASAPASPAARAGLFSGFRRGAELVGDSTDPQPTGLQSPDPQAPIGPSFVIPGLAPDEDRSFDYGQPPVTPAAAHAAPSVPFTVPALESDEQWAPTTPEPAAWGAPVEEQPSAAWGAPVEEQPSAAWGAPVEEQPSAAWGAPVEEQPSAAWGAPVEEQAAPWAEPVAEEPAAPSFTSYSGFAGWTAPVAAAPAAPAAYDAYEPYTSDGFESTLDESRAWHTGAIPVVPEASPAAPEAQAQPEPTHQPEPTYQAETAYQAEPTYQAEPAYQPEPTYQPEPTYQPEPAAAAAPAWETPTWQPPTWEAPSWSTPAAAPVAPPQPQQVQPEPVAQATPSWDAQAPIWAPVQGSAAPPAPAWPTLAAEAHPYADTESPTQMFSPVEAREAVSPDPSPFATRPAPAPQVMAPPSTPAPLPTRPAPAPLPEPVAPGWAQAAPTTAYGEQGQYDDDDRPRRLFGLFTRRKSDSTPTPAVPATPVQGAAAPAVRTSAWTNDAPAKAPAPDAGWGRQAGGWGSPQAAPAAQPSQPAPAPAPAAAGWSSPEWGQRPAQPAPQPVGQAAPQPSTAPRIGTLDDEVAAMLALRSDIQEQALSELSQLSAYRPAAMGSAAERLTRRVPVAVPASTVAVDENKPVQRDADELRSRLSSFQSGTSRGRREAVPGTPNGHDGHSDGPQTSATPNTSSPTW, from the coding sequence ATGCTGCGACGGCTTGGCATTCGCGCCAAGGTTCTGGCTGTCCTCGCCGTGCCCATGATCGTCCTGCTCGGACTGGGAGTGTTCATCACGAACCTCGCGCTCACCGACGCGAGGACCGCCCAGTCGTCCGTGGACGCCGTGGCCGCGCTGCGATCCTTCATGCCGTTGGCCACCGCGATCCAGTCCGAGCGCACGTTCTCCCTCACCGCGAACGGCGAGGACGCCATCGCGAAGGCCCGCGCCGACACCGACGCCGCCCTTGCGCGCACACGCTCGGTCACCGGCGAGCTCGACCTGTCGGCCTACCCCAAGGTCGTCGTCGACCAGTTCCTCGTCACGCAGCAGCAGTTCGAGACCGTCCTTCCCAACACCCGGCGTGCCGTCGACATCAACTCGCAGACCGCGAGTATCGAGAACGGCTACAGCCAGATCATCGACGCCCAGCTGTACCTCGTGCAGCTCGTGGCCGAGAACCTGAGCGACCGTGACCTCGCCCGGTTCGTCGGTGCCTACAACGAGCTCGCCCAGACCAGCAACAGCCTCGTGCTCGAGCTCATCGGCGGTAACCGCATCTGGTCGACGAAGGCCGGCTCGCCTGCGACGATCTCCGCGTTCGCCGACCAGTCGACCACCACCGAGCTGAGCCGTTCTGCCGCTCGCCAGGCCGTCGAGTCGCTCGGTGACGAGAGCATCGACTTCCCGACGCAGTTCCCGACCTCGTCGTTCACGCACATGCGCGGACTGCTCCAGCAGGGCAACCCTGCCGCCGTGGCCGAGGTCGACCCGCAGATCTGGTACTCCGAGATCCAGACGCAGCTGACCGCACTGAGCGCCGTCACCGACGACGTCCTCGCCGCCGGTGTCGCCCTCGGCCAGGCCAACGCCGACACCGCCGAGCGTGGCGCGTGGATCAACTCCGCGATCGCCGGTACCGCCGCCATCCTGTCGCTGATCTTCGCCTTCGTGGTCTCCCGAGGCATCGTCGTCCCGCTGCGTCGACTGACGGCCGCCGCCGGCGAGGTCCGCGAGGAGCTGCCGCGACTGGTCGAGCAGGTGGCCACCCCCGGTGAGGGCCCCGACATCGAGCTCCCGCTCATCCCGGTCGAGTCCTCCGACGAGGTCGGCCGTCTGGCCGCCGCGTTCAACGCGGTGAACTCCACGACCGTGCAGGTCGCCCAGGAGCAGGCCGCCCTGCGTGGCTCCATCGCCGAGATGTTCGTCAACGTCGCCCGTCGCGACCAGGTCCTGCTGAACCGGCAGCTGTCCTTCATCGACTCCCTCGAGCGAGCCGAGGAAGACCCGAGCACGCTGGCCAACCTGTTCCGCCTCGACCACCTCGCCACCCGGATGCGCAGGAACGCCGAGTCGCTCCTCGTCCTCGCAGGAATCGACTCCGGACGCCGCCTGCGCGACGCCATGCCGCTCTCCGACGTCATCCGTACCGCCTCGTCGGAGATCGAGCAGTACGACCGGGTCGAGCTCGACCTCCAGGTCGACCCGCACATGCTCGGCTTCAACGCCCTGGGCGCCGCCCACCTGCTCGCCGAGCTGCTCGAGAACGCGACGATCTTCTCCGAGCCGGAGACCCCGGTCGTCGTCACCACGGGCATCTCCGGCGACAAGGTCGTCGTGCGCATCCTCGACCACGGTCTCGGCATGACCGACGCCGAGTTCGAGGCCGCGAACATCAAGATCGCGTCCACGTCGGCGTCGGACGCCCTGGGTGCCCAGCGCCTGGGCCTGTTCGTGGTCGGGCGCATCGCCGGACGCCTCGGCGCCGAGGTGCAGCTGCGCAAGAGCAGCCGCGGAACGGGTACCGAGACGCTCGTCCGGTTCCCGTCGACGCTGTTCTCGCTCACCGAGGCGCCGATGTACGGCACCGGCCCGGCCGCGCCGAGCGCCCCGATGCCCCTCCCGGTCGAGGAGGCCCCCACCGCGGAGCCCGTCGACCTGGCCGCCCTCACCGCGGGCACGACCTCGCTCGGCCTGCCGCGTCGCCGCGGCCGGGACGACGCGACCGGTGAGAACGAGATCGCACCGGCCGCCGCGAGCACCGGCCTGCCGACGCGGTCGCGCAAGACCTTCGACGAGGACAACATCGTCCTTCCGGTCGCACCCGAGCCGACGCTCTCGCCCGAGCTCGCGTCCGACACCAGCGAGTGGTCCCCGGCCGTCCACGCCCCGCTGGGCAACGGGCTGCCGAGCCGTACCCGCGCCTCGACCTCGGCCTGGCAGCAGGGCGAGCAGGAGGCGCCCTCCGCCCCCGCCGCGTCGGCCCCGGCGTCGCCCGCCGCGCGGGCAGGCCTGTTCTCCGGCTTCCGCCGGGGTGCGGAGCTCGTCGGCGACTCGACCGATCCGCAGCCCACGGGCCTGCAGTCGCCGGACCCCCAGGCTCCGATCGGCCCCTCGTTCGTGATCCCCGGGCTCGCGCCCGACGAGGACCGCTCGTTCGACTACGGGCAGCCGCCCGTCACCCCCGCCGCAGCGCACGCCGCTCCGTCGGTGCCGTTCACGGTCCCCGCGCTCGAGTCCGACGAGCAGTGGGCCCCGACGACGCCCGAGCCGGCCGCGTGGGGTGCTCCGGTCGAGGAGCAGCCCTCCGCCGCTTGGGGTGCGCCTGTCGAGGAGCAGCCCTCCGCCGCGTGGGGTGCACCCGTCGAGGAGCAGCCCTCCGCCGCGTGGGGTGCACCCGTCGAGGAGCAGCCCTCCGCCGCGTGGGGAGCGCCCGTCGAGGAGCAGGCCGCGCCCTGGGCCGAGCCCGTCGCCGAAGAGCCCGCTGCGCCGTCGTTCACGTCCTACAGCGGTTTCGCCGGCTGGACCGCCCCGGTCGCGGCAGCTCCGGCCGCACCCGCGGCGTACGACGCCTACGAGCCGTACACGTCCGACGGTTTCGAGTCGACGCTCGACGAGTCCCGTGCCTGGCACACGGGCGCCATCCCGGTCGTCCCTGAGGCGTCCCCGGCTGCGCCGGAGGCCCAGGCCCAGCCCGAGCCGACGCACCAGCCCGAGCCGACCTACCAGGCAGAGACCGCCTACCAGGCCGAGCCGACGTACCAGGCCGAGCCCGCGTACCAGCCCGAGCCGACGTACCAGCCCGAGCCGACGTACCAGCCCGAGCCCGCCGCCGCTGCTGCGCCGGCGTGGGAGACCCCCACCTGGCAGCCGCCGACGTGGGAAGCCCCCTCGTGGTCGACGCCGGCCGCGGCCCCCGTCGCACCGCCTCAGCCGCAGCAGGTCCAGCCTGAGCCCGTCGCCCAGGCGACGCCCTCGTGGGACGCGCAGGCGCCCATCTGGGCGCCGGTCCAGGGTTCCGCTGCGCCGCCCGCACCCGCGTGGCCGACGCTCGCTGCCGAGGCGCACCCCTACGCGGACACCGAGTCCCCGACGCAGATGTTCTCGCCGGTCGAGGCTCGCGAGGCCGTCTCCCCGGACCCCTCGCCGTTCGCGACCAGGCCCGCCCCGGCGCCGCAGGTCATGGCTCCGCCGTCGACGCCTGCGCCGCTGCCCACACGCCCGGCCCCGGCACCTCTCCCGGAGCCCGTGGCACCGGGCTGGGCCCAGGCTGCTCCGACCACCGCCTACGGCGAGCAGGGTCAGTACGACGACGACGACCGTCCGCGGCGCCTGTTCGGCCTGTTCACGCGGCGCAAGTCCGACTCGACGCCGACGCCCGCCGTCCCGGCCACGCCCGTGCAGGGTGCCGCGGCCCCGGCCGTCCGGACGTCCGCCTGGACGAACGACGCCCCGGCCAAGGCCCCGGCGCCCGATGCAGGCTGGGGCCGTCAGGCCGGCGGCTGGGGGAGCCCTCAGGCGGCTCCCGCAGCGCAGCCGAGCCAGCCGGCACCGGCACCGGCACCTGCCGCCGCCGGCTGGAGCAGCCCGGAGTGGGGCCAGCGCCCCGCTCAGCCCGCGCCGCAGCCCGTCGGTCAGGCTGCGCCGCAGCCGTCGACCGCGCCGCGCATCGGCACGCTGGACGACGAGGTCGCCGCCATGCTGGCGCTGCGCTCCGACATCCAGGAGCAGGCGCTCTCCGAGCTGAGCCAGCTGTCGGCGTACCGCCCGGCCGCCATGGGCAGCGCCGCCGAGAGGCTCACCCGCCGTGTCCCCGTCGCCGTCCCGGCGTCGACGGTCGCGGTGGACGAGAACAAGCCCGTGCAGCGCGACGCCGACGAGCTCCGCTCGCGGCTGTCGAGCTTCCAGTCTGGGACGTCGCGAGGCCGCCGTGAGGCAGTCCCGGGCACCCCGAACGGCCACGACGGCCACTCCGACGGACCTCAGACGTCTGCCACCCCGAACACGTCGTCCCCGACATGGTGA
- a CDS encoding GTP-binding protein gives MAFPPSDAAVAAPAGTAGSVAPTVVKIVVAGGFAVGKTTFIGSISDIEPLNTEAAMTEHSLGVDDAGGVSDRKTTTTVAMDFGRIALPGSLWLYLFGTPGQDRFLFMWDDLVRGAIGAVVLVDTDRLDQCFPAVDYFESRGIPFVVGVNCFDGVAKHQLEDVREALAIPPHVPVLYTDARSRAATKQALIALVQLAMERLRGR, from the coding sequence ATGGCATTTCCGCCCTCTGACGCCGCGGTGGCCGCTCCGGCCGGAACCGCGGGAAGCGTCGCCCCCACCGTCGTCAAGATCGTCGTGGCGGGCGGCTTCGCCGTCGGCAAGACGACCTTCATCGGCTCCATCTCGGACATCGAGCCCCTCAACACCGAGGCCGCGATGACCGAGCACTCCCTCGGCGTCGACGACGCCGGTGGGGTGTCCGACCGCAAGACCACGACCACGGTCGCGATGGACTTCGGTCGCATCGCCCTGCCGGGCTCGCTGTGGCTGTACCTGTTCGGCACGCCTGGGCAGGACCGGTTCCTGTTCATGTGGGACGACCTGGTGCGGGGCGCGATCGGTGCCGTCGTCCTGGTCGACACCGACCGTCTCGACCAGTGCTTCCCGGCGGTCGACTACTTCGAGAGCCGTGGCATCCCGTTCGTCGTGGGTGTCAACTGCTTCGACGGTGTCGCCAAGCACCAGCTGGAGGACGTGCGCGAGGCGCTCGCGATCCCGCCGCACGTGCCGGTCCTGTACACGGACGCGCGTTCGCGTGCGGCCACCAAGCAGGCGTTGATCGCGCTCGTGCAGCTCGCCATGGAGCGTCTGCGCGGCCGCTGA
- a CDS encoding DUF742 domain-containing protein: protein MSEHIEYEARTVRPYAVTGGRVRSSRSDLPLEALVEMMPGAVASQGLPPEKRAILHHAASNYISVAELSALLHLPLGVVRILVSDLAEQQFVRVHTSQPVEVNTGESPALSLSVLESVLNGISAL from the coding sequence ATGAGCGAACACATCGAGTACGAGGCCAGGACGGTCCGGCCCTATGCCGTGACCGGTGGCCGCGTGCGCTCGTCGCGTTCCGACCTGCCGCTCGAGGCGCTGGTCGAGATGATGCCGGGCGCCGTGGCCTCCCAGGGTCTGCCCCCCGAGAAGCGGGCGATCCTGCATCACGCCGCGAGCAACTACATCTCCGTCGCGGAGCTCTCGGCACTGCTCCACCTGCCCCTCGGGGTCGTTCGGATCCTCGTGTCCGACCTGGCGGAGCAGCAGTTCGTCCGTGTGCACACGTCGCAGCCGGTCGAGGTCAACACCGGTGAGTCCCCCGCCCTGTCCCTGAGCGTGCTGGAGAGTGTTCTCAATGGCATTTCCGCCCTCTGA